A genome region from Sphaerisporangium krabiense includes the following:
- a CDS encoding Clp protease N-terminal domain-containing protein encodes MTNALDTYTAAARRAMARAGILAADAGRHTLDDVHILLALTETRPFDRPPTAFTLTPNATRAAMDGADGADGGDARDRDPLGDRDARDRDLLAALGVDLDEVRRRLRGLVALDDPALWRLHRARLRPLRVTLSGPPGDLVLTGRARKVIEVAAGRWREPGPVRGEDLLWGVLCDHTNPALRVLRAGGVDVRRLAAELNSARPAA; translated from the coding sequence ATGACCAACGCCCTGGACACCTACACGGCGGCGGCCCGGCGCGCCATGGCGCGGGCGGGAATACTTGCGGCCGACGCCGGACGGCACACGCTCGACGACGTCCACATCCTCCTCGCCCTGACCGAAACCCGCCCCTTCGACCGGCCGCCCACCGCCTTCACGCTGACCCCGAACGCGACACGGGCCGCCATGGACGGCGCGGACGGCGCGGACGGCGGGGACGCACGGGACCGTGACCCGCTCGGCGACCGGGACGCGCGCGACCGCGATCTGCTCGCCGCGCTGGGCGTCGACCTGGACGAGGTGCGTCGCCGCCTGCGCGGGCTCGTCGCGCTCGATGACCCGGCGCTGTGGCGGCTCCACCGGGCCCGGCTGCGCCCGCTGCGGGTGACCTTGTCCGGCCCGCCGGGCGATCTCGTCCTCACCGGCAGGGCCAGGAAGGTGATCGAGGTCGCCGCCGGCAGGTGGCGGGAGCCGGGGCCGGTGCGCGGCGAGGACCTCCTGTGGGGCGTGCTCTGCGACCACACCAACCCCGCACTGCGCGTCCTGCGCGCCGGCGGGGTGGACGTCCGCCGCCTCGCCGCCGAGCTGAACTCCGCCCGCCCGGCCGCCTGA
- a CDS encoding helix-turn-helix domain-containing protein — translation MTTATRLAEAVDSRDPAVGLAAVAALRRLLEEVEAAHVGNARAQGWSWEAIAAALGVKRQTAHRKHARRIITPVTEGHE, via the coding sequence ATGACGACAGCGACCCGACTCGCCGAGGCGGTCGACAGCCGCGACCCCGCCGTCGGCCTGGCCGCCGTGGCCGCGCTGCGCCGCCTGCTGGAGGAGGTGGAGGCGGCGCACGTCGGCAACGCCCGCGCCCAGGGCTGGTCCTGGGAGGCCATCGCCGCCGCCCTCGGCGTCAAACGGCAGACCGCCCACAGGAAGCACGCGCGCCGGATCATCACGCCCGTGACGGAGGGACACGAATGA